A single region of the Eriocheir sinensis breed Jianghai 21 chromosome 53, ASM2467909v1, whole genome shotgun sequence genome encodes:
- the LOC126983105 gene encoding myb-related transcription factor, partner of profilin-like: protein MNLKPALKRRPNFSNEELLVLIREVTDRKTMLLGKLDSTRVTREGKNMAWLAVLEAVNAVGVTRRTEDEVKKKFRDFRSFVKKKVADARQEMLRTGGGPTADTKLSAAEEAMAALISEVAIAGHADVPDSEEVPGGSMFSEVQEDYVIMEHDYFLPQMSPERLLGITAPSSPDPSTFEPTSGTQTDATAPSHPEPSSSRLTLERLTGAAAPSSPGPYTTRPRVDPHGRVDWCPAMRLLLTAGRIILECPSRSMKTSEACFESSKCLFYNNTCPHMASVVPLLRRFITEPEYFPTRESIISQEMFVFHFQGVQRVSEDPFSPESPVVS, encoded by the exons atgaacctcaagccggcgcta AAACGCCGCCCTAATTTTTCCAACGAAGAACTTCTAGTCCTTATTAGGGAggtgacagacagaaaaacaatgTTGCTGGGTAAGCTGGACTCAACACGTGTCacgagggaggggaagaacaTGGCGTGGCTGGCTGTGCTGGAGGCTGTCAACGCTGTTGGCGTCACCAGAAGAACTGAGGACGAGGTGAAGAAGAAGTTTCGTGATTTCCGCTCATTCGTAAAGAAGAAGGTTGCTGATGCAAGACAGGAAATGCTGAGAACAG GAGGAGGACCAACCGCAGACACCAAATTGAGCGCTGCTGAGGAAGCAATGGCTGCATTAATCAGCGAGGTTGCCATTGCTGGACATGCTGATGTCCCTGACTCTGAAGAAGTTCCAG GAGGCTCAATGTTTTCTGAAGTTCAAGAGGATTATGTAATCATGGAGCATGATTACTTCCTGCCTCAAATGTCCCCAGAAAGGCTGCTGGGTATTACAGCACCCAGCAGCCCAGACCCTTCCACTTTTGAGCCAACTTCAGGAACGCAAACAGATGCTACAGCACCAAGCCACCCAGAGCCTTCCAGTTCTAGGCTCACTTTGGAAAGACTGACCGGTGCTGCAGCACCTAGCAGCCCAGGCCCTTACACTACCAGGCCCAGGGTGGATCCACATGGGAG AGTCGACTGGTGCCCGGCCATGAGGCTGCTGCTGACAG CGGGCAGGATCATACTGGAGTGCCCCTCCCGATCTATGAAGACATCGGAAGCGTGTTTTGAGAGTTCCAAATGTCTGTTCTACAACAACACGTGTCCTCATATGGCTTCTGTCGTACCGCTGCTCCGCAGG TTCATCACAGAGCCAGAGTATTTCCCTACGAGGGAATCTATAATATCTCAAGAGATGTTCGTCTTCCACTTCCAGGGGGTTCAAAGGGTCTCTGAAGACCCTTTCTCTCCTGAGAGCCCGGTCGTGAGCTAA